The nucleotide window GCAATAAGGTTAAATCGCTTCAAAGAGTAATTACCAAGGTTGGCAACGCCACCCTAATGACAAATGTAACAACCGCCTCAGGTTTTGCAACTTTTATTTTAACCGAAAGTTCTTTATTGAAGGAGTTTGGTGTTGTCGCTTCCTTAAGTATTTTGGCAATTTTTCTCCTTTGTTTGTTAATTATTCCAACTGTTTACACTTTTTTACCACATCCTAAAGAACGGCATCTAGAACATCTTAATCGACAATGGATAGGAGGTTTTGTCAATTGGATGGAAAAAATGGTAAGGGAATATCGCATTGCCATTTATGCGGTCTCTATTGTTACGCTAGCATTGAGTATCATTGGCATCTACCAAATGAAGATTTCAGGTAGTTTAATCGAGGATATGCCAAAGGATACGGAATTCTTTGAAGACATAGTCTTTTTTGAAAATGAATTTGATGGGGTCATGCCCTTGGAATTCATTGTTGACACCAAGCGAAAAAAAGGTGTTATGAGATCCAGCACCCTTAAACGTATGGATGAATTTGAGGAAGCTATTGAAGAACATCCTGAACTATCTAGGCCAATTTCTGTAGTTAGCTTGGTTAAATATGCCAAGCAGGCCTATTATAACGGCAACCCAAAATACTATCAACTTCCTAGTAGTCAAGAAAATAGTTTTATCATGTCTTATGTAAAGAATTCCAATTCTGAAGTGAGCATGCTAAAAAGTTTTGTGGATAGTACCGGTCAGTTTGCAAGGATTACAACCTTCATGAAAGATATCGGTACTGGAAGAATGGAACGAATTGAGGAGGACTTAAATAAAAGTGCCAAGAAACTTTTTCCAGAAGAACAATATACAATTTCAATGACAGGAAAGGCATTGGTTTTTCAAAAAGGAACAAAATACTTAGTTAAGAATTTGGTTATTTCCTTGTCTTTAGCAATTTTCCTCATCTCCATTTTCATGGCTTTTATGTTTAGAAGTTTTAGGATGATCATTGTATCACTTATTCCAAACTTACTTCCACTTCTCATAACTGCTGGACTTATGGGTTTTGTTGGAGTACCTATAAAACCTTCTACTATTTTAGTATTTAGTATTGCCTTTGGTATAAGTGTAGATGACACTATACACTTTTTAGCAAAATATAGGCAGGAGTTGCAAGCAAATCATTGGAAAATTAGGAAATCTGTATTTGCTGCACTTAGGGAAACTGGTGTTAGTATGTTCTATACATCAATAGTATTATTTTTTGGGTTCTCCGTGTTTACGATTTCTAGTTTTGGAGGCACTGTGGCATTGGGCGCTTTAGTATCAATTACACTTTTGTTTGCAATGTTGTCTAACCTGCTTTTATTACCTTCTTTACTGCTATCACTAGAACGGATGATTGCCAATAAAGAAACTCTTAAGGAACCTTCTCTAGACATTATACCGAATGATGAAGATGATGAAGAAGAGCTTTTTAAATAACATTAATTAATCTATTATTTTTGAATTCTTAAAAAATTGAAAATGGCATTACATTCTGTATTGGAGTTATTGCAAAAACGAAACACATTACACGATATTGAAGTAAAGGGATGGGTTAGAACCTTTAGGGCCAACAGATTTATAGCCTTAAATGATGGGTCTACCCTAAATAATATTCAGTGCGTTGTTGATTTTGAAAATACCGATAAAGAGGTTTTAAAACGTATTACCACTGGTGCTGCCTTACATATAACGGGAGAATTGGTTGAAAGTCAGGGCAAGGGACAGGACGTTGAAATTATCGTGAAAAAATTAATCGTCCTTGGTGAATCAGATCCCGAGACATTTCCAATTCAACCAAAGAAACACTCTTTCGAATTCCTTAGGGAAAATGCACATCTAAGGACACGTACCAATACCTTTAGCGCTATAATGCGTTTACGTTCCTCCCTATCCTTTGCAATCCATAAATATTTTAATGAAAATGGATTCTATTACATGCATACCCCCATTATAACTGGTTCTGATGCGGAAGGCGCAGGTGAAATGTTTAGGGTTACCACTTTAAGCGATTCTAATCCTCCAAAAAATGATGAAGGAAAAGTGGATTATACCAAAGACTTCTTTGGCAAAGAAGCCAACCTAACAGTTTCTGGACAGTTGGAAGCAGAGACTTATGCCATGTCCCTAGGAAAAGTATACACCTTCGGCCCTACCTTTAGAGCAGAGAACAGCAATACTTCAAGACACTTAGCTGAATTCTGGATGATTG belongs to Aegicerativicinus sediminis and includes:
- a CDS encoding efflux RND transporter permease subunit, with translation MLKLLTTGFWEVVARKILRNKIGILVTIILATIFLSYQWKYMRFTYTEANLLPDDHPINVEYNEFLNLFGEEGNLIVLGVKDSLLFTPENWNEWHSLADKLKKFDAVETVLSINDLQQLVKDTAQNKFVLKPLVKDSIGSQTAIDSLKNDLLSKYPFYENFLFNSENQTIRTIVYLHQDIVNSAVRRDFIVDDLIPLVSETELKTGMDVRVSGMPYIRTLNSQVIIDEIGWFIGAALLVTSLIFFFFFRSIRATLISLIVVSIGVMWTFGILGLLKYEITVLTALIPPLIIVIGIPNCIFLINKYQHEVKKHGNKVKSLQRVITKVGNATLMTNVTTASGFATFILTESSLLKEFGVVASLSILAIFLLCLLIIPTVYTFLPHPKERHLEHLNRQWIGGFVNWMEKMVREYRIAIYAVSIVTLALSIIGIYQMKISGSLIEDMPKDTEFFEDIVFFENEFDGVMPLEFIVDTKRKKGVMRSSTLKRMDEFEEAIEEHPELSRPISVVSLVKYAKQAYYNGNPKYYQLPSSQENSFIMSYVKNSNSEVSMLKSFVDSTGQFARITTFMKDIGTGRMERIEEDLNKSAKKLFPEEQYTISMTGKALVFQKGTKYLVKNLVISLSLAIFLISIFMAFMFRSFRMIIVSLIPNLLPLLITAGLMGFVGVPIKPSTILVFSIAFGISVDDTIHFLAKYRQELQANHWKIRKSVFAALRETGVSMFYTSIVLFFGFSVFTISSFGGTVALGALVSITLLFAMLSNLLLLPSLLLSLERMIANKETLKEPSLDIIPNDEDDEEELFK
- the asnS gene encoding asparagine--tRNA ligase, which encodes MALHSVLELLQKRNTLHDIEVKGWVRTFRANRFIALNDGSTLNNIQCVVDFENTDKEVLKRITTGAALHITGELVESQGKGQDVEIIVKKLIVLGESDPETFPIQPKKHSFEFLRENAHLRTRTNTFSAIMRLRSSLSFAIHKYFNENGFYYMHTPIITGSDAEGAGEMFRVTTLSDSNPPKNDEGKVDYTKDFFGKEANLTVSGQLEAETYAMSLGKVYTFGPTFRAENSNTSRHLAEFWMIEPEVAFLDLDGNMDLAESFLKYVINYILQHNQTDLQFLDQRLKDEEKTKPADQRSEMSLMEKLHFVVENQFKRVSYTEAIDILRNSKPNKKKKFQYLIEEWGADLQSEHERFLVEKHFKCPVILFDYPAKIKAFYMRLNEDGKTVRAMDILFPGIGEIVGGSQREERLEVLKSKMGDLDIDKKELWWYLDLRKYGTAVHSGFGLGFERLVMFTTGMGNIRDVIPFPRTPQNAEF